TTAGGCATAGGTTATAGTCTTatagatataaatatttatctttctattagctataattatatatattttaggttTACTTTAGCTTATAGATATAAGCCTAAAGTGAATTATGACTATAGTTATAGGTATATTTATAGAAGATTTGATTAAACAAACAAGatacatgtattattttttcttaaattgttGTTTTCACTCTGgatttttcaatgaaaaaaattaactgcaaagtctttcatttatttatatactgTTAAGTGACAATTGtaagaataataattatttgatataaataaaaattattagcaGAGGAACCTTactaatttttgttgttatatgtataactttttaacttgtttcaacattttgatattaaaggttatttataatttttaatctaattattaGAAGCATTCTCCTAAGTCCTAACATATGAAGTTTCTCTCCATATAATTGCTTCACTTTGGGGTCATGTTCTACAAACACTTTCTAAGTCACTGTGCCACAAGGCATAGTTGGCTAGGTGCACGCTTTCCTACTACAGATAGAAGACAATCCACGCcaatatcaagaaaaaaaaaagtccctctTCTTCCCCATCCCcataaaggaaaagaagatgGCAAGATGCCCTCCAATTTCGAGAACTATTTCCTTCCATAGATTAAGATAAGAGATCTTAAGCAAGAACCTATAaacaagaataaataaataaagaaataaccATTCTGatataaattgaattgaatgatttatttttttcatttcccccacctttttctttttgaagaaaaaaatagatagaaagaCTTTGGTGGCAAAAACATATACGGAGTATTATTACAAAGATCAAGTACTATTATAAATTtcgattttaaattttagatataCAACAATTTTGTCCCCTAAATATACAGTTGCATTGAAGATTTttataaaacactttttatCATAACATTGATGCATAACATTTATTagacaaaattgtatttttgacCTCCTATTTTATCTCCAATTTTGAATTTAGACCCcattaatttaattcacgaattgGGTTctcttattttgtaaaattgtatTTGATCCTCAGGCCACAATTAGACCGTTAGCAATTAATATTGACAATTAATattgactgtcacgtgtcacattcttattggatgatgatGTCACATATCATGTTCTGATTGGATGCCAACTTAGATGAAATgcattgttgttttcattgacCAAGCAGAACATGACACAGGGTCGTCATCATTCAATAAGGTCACGTGGCCGTCAACATCACTGGTTAACCGTCAACGTCCAATTGTGGTCTTAAGAGACCAACATTGtacgattttacaaaataggagaacccaattcgtgaattaaatttTTGGGGCATCAAATCTGAAACTAGAGATAAACTGAGggaccaaaaatacaattttacttatttattaattttgttaatagcTAATTTTTATCTGACTATTAGATTTAATGGgatctcttattttaatttacaatattcaatcccaacttgaaaaaaaaaaaaaaaaaaaactccagtACAACAATTACATCACTACATATAGAGTTGCATTGAAGATTTTGACAAATCACTTTACAACTACCGCAGTCTTATGAGCAAGATTATCTGTGAAACAtagcaaataaattataatatttttgtcaaatatatttccgtaatatttaataaatttttgcagCCGACAAAATAAACACCGTGCAATTATTGAATCCAACATGTCTCTGGTATTCTTATCAAATCTGATAAAATATTCCattaggtgaaaaaaaaaacaaatcacaagaaacattttctgaaaaaaaaaatatactatgaAATTCTCGGACTCATTTCATCATATGTATATTTACACAGTAATTTGTGATTAAGGAGTGACTCCCGGAAGAATACAAAAAGCAATGCCCAAAAAGCTCCACCACCGTTTTAACAAAggccttaaaaaaataaaaataaaaagtcaaaagtaaaaaagaaactgCTATTGAAGGCAACGCCATGTGAAAATCACTTCTAGAATTTCCAAAAAAAGGCTTGAGAAACGTGCTTCTACAGAAAAATAAAGCACTCCATCGAAACATGCGGGTTCTCGAGGCACTCCTCCTGCGAAACGACGTCGTTTTTCTCCCCAACTTCCTCACTCTCACTATTCTTCTGCTTTTCCACCTCATTCGCCACCACCTTCGCCGGAGCAAACTCTTTTCGCTTGCCTCCGGCACCCACCTTACCATTCCTGGCACACGCCGGCGACCTCGACCTCCGACCAGAACCCTCGCCGGCGTCCCCCCGGAGCGAGGCGGGGCCCACATTGCGCTTCCGATTCGCCGCCGTACCGGAGTCCCTAATTTCCCTCCCTCGAATTGGCCTCGAACCGCCCTTGATTTTCTTCTCCGGCGACGGCTCCGGGCGCATCGCCGGCGATTTTAGCCTCCAGTCTCTCCCGCAGGCGAGGTTGCCGCCGGGGGCGTAGGGCCTTTTCCTGGACGGAGATCGATCCCACTTGTGAATTTTGCTGGTTGCTTCGTCTTCTTCTCTCTTATCAGCAACCGTGACAGTGGTGGTTGTAGCGGTGGCGGTGGTAGCGGTTGTGGCGGCGGAGAAGCTGTCGCTGATGCTGCATGTTTCTGAAAGCTGAGAAATAACCTCGGAGACTTCTTCTATGGGAGGAGCCTTTGGGTTTGCTTCGAAATTCGGAGGTGGGTCTTGAATTAGAGGCAAAAGGGTCTTCGTTTCTGGCTTCAAAATTGGAACTTGGTGAGGTTTGGAAATTGGGGTCTCTGAAAGGACCTCTTTCACAGATTCTTCTTCCAAGGGTGGTGGTGGTTCATGGTGGTGGTTTTTCTGAGTGGTTTTGTTGTTTTGGTTTTGGGTTTGCTTGGTGGGTGTGCTGATGCAGCAACCCATTGGGGTTTGGGGTGGGATGAGAAAGGGTTGAATTTTTAGAGTGTGTTGGTGGGGCAGTGAGGAGAAGACAATGTTGTTGGACTTTGAGGGGGGAATGGGGAATGTGGATTGTGAGGGATGACAATAGGCAAATTTACGTAAGGGGGTTCATTTTACAAAGTATTTACGGGATGGGGTCTGTTTCAAAAGAAATAACGGAGGGGGTTTGTTTTGTGGAGGAAACCGCCATTGCCACTGGCGGTATGGCTCAACCCGCCATTGCCAGAGGAGGGTGTCGCCAATGGGAACGGCGACACCAGCTGAAGCCGCCAGTCCGACGGGCGATATAGCCCACGTGGGACTCGCCCACACGGCTGGCGAGACAGCCTGCTTCACGGGCCTGCAGCTTCGGTCTCGTCCACAGGACTGGCGAGACACCTTCCAGCTTTTCAGTTTTGCTCTCCATTGTTTAGGGATGCAGCAACATTGTTTAGGGATGCAGAGTAGGATTTGACCATTGTATACGCTTTTCTTCTATAAAATAACATGAACGTAAAACTTTGGATTCACTTCTACcttatctttgctttctttACCTTTGCTTTTCTCCGTTCTTAAATTTCTTAGAGTGTTCTTGGTGCTGTTGGTGCTTTGCCTTTGCtgagtttttttcttccataGTTCATAATTCCTAATTGTCTggtaagtgatttttttaaataacatttatatatttatattttatgatttatatattctgtttgttaatatttttaaaataataggttAGCTAGATAGGTATTGTAAGTTTAGGTTAATTAAGATTAATAGGTATTATAAGGTTaggttagttattattattaataaattaataagtatgctgttattaatttttatgtagtaACGGATAGTTGAAGAGTaggttaggttagttagtaaaaaaatattatttagtttgtagtatatatttttagatttgtagtatatatttgaaggttagtttgtataaaaataagtatGCTGTTATTAGTTTGTAGTATGCTGTTATTAGTTTGTAGTATATATTTGACCATGTAAAACATGATTGAcaaatgacaatttgaattgcaTTGTCTAATTTCATTAATGATCTATTACCAAATGATATGGTTGGCTGGTTTTTATGATGGAAATATtagtaaagttagaaaatatttCTTTGATATTTTAGTGGTGAATGCATGGAGTTTGTATTtatcactaatatttttttaa
The Glycine max cultivar Williams 82 chromosome 6 unlocalized genomic scaffold, Glycine_max_v4.0 Gm06_scaffold_214, whole genome shotgun sequence genome window above contains:
- the LOC102661365 gene encoding uncharacterized protein — protein: MGCCISTPTKQTQNQNNKTTQKNHHHEPPPPLEEESVKEVLSETPISKPHQVPILKPETKTLLPLIQDPPPNFEANPKAPPIEEVSEVISQLSETCSISDSFSAATTATTATATTTTVTVADKREEDEATSKIHKWDRSPSRKRPYAPGGNLACGRDWRLKSPAMRPEPSPEKKIKGGSRPIRGREIRDSGTAANRKRNVGPASLRGDAGEGSGRRSRSPACARNGKVGAGGKRKEFAPAKVVANEVEKQKNSESEEVGEKNDVVSQEECLENPHVSMECFIFL